The sequence below is a genomic window from Streptomyces sp. NBC_00582.
CAGGCTCGGGTGGGTGGAGAAGTACTGCTCGATGCCGGGCTCCCTGCCGGTCGCCGGAGTGAAGTAGAAGGCGTTGAAGGCCTGGGCCGTCCGCAGGTCCTTGGTCGGGATCCGGGCGATCTCCCCGGAGACCTTGGTCAGCGCCGACGCCAGCGCCGAGGGCCGCCCGGTGAGCAGCGCGGCCGCCCGGTCCGCCGCCAGCTCCCGGTACCGGGACAGCGCCCTGATCAGCAGGAAGCTGATCGCGTACACGGCCGCCGACACGCCCATCACGGCGGCGAAGATCACGGCGGTGTTCTGGTCCCGGCGCCCGCCGCCGAACAGCTGCGAGTAGAACGCGAACCGCACGATCAGGCCCGCGATCACCCCGAGGAACGACGCGATCGTGATCACGGCGACGTCCTTGTGTGCCACGTGCGACAGCTCGTGCGCGACCACACCCTCCAGCTCGGCCGGCTCCAGCCGCCGCAGCAGCCCCGTCGTCACGCACACCACCGCGTTCTCGGGATTGCGCCCCGTGGCGAACGCGTTCGGCATGTCCATAGCGGACACGGCGACGACCGGCTTCGGCATGTCGGACAGGGCGCACAGCCGGTCCACGACGGCGTGCAGCTCGGGATACTCCTCGCGCTCCACGACCCGCCCGCGCATGGCGAACATCGCGATCCGGTCGGAGAACCAGAACTGCGCGACGAACATGGCCGCCACCAGCACGACCACCAGCAGCCACGACTTCAGCAACACGATCAGCGCGACGACGAACGCGACGTACAGCAGCCCCAGCAGAAACATGGTGACCGTCATCCGCACGGTCAGCCCCCGGTCACTCCGGAAACGGCTCCGC
It includes:
- the htpX gene encoding zinc metalloprotease HtpX, giving the protein MRSRFRSDRGLTVRMTVTMFLLGLLYVAFVVALIVLLKSWLLVVVLVAAMFVAQFWFSDRIAMFAMRGRVVEREEYPELHAVVDRLCALSDMPKPVVAVSAMDMPNAFATGRNPENAVVCVTTGLLRRLEPAELEGVVAHELSHVAHKDVAVITIASFLGVIAGLIVRFAFYSQLFGGGRRDQNTAVIFAAVMGVSAAVYAISFLLIRALSRYRELAADRAAALLTGRPSALASALTKVSGEIARIPTKDLRTAQAFNAFYFTPATGREPGIEQYFSTHPSLEQRLDQLGRISAELGDAATPGKAG